A stretch of DNA from Flavobacteriales bacterium:
ATATGGGAATTGCATTTGTAAAAGCAGCAGCTTTAATCGACTCACCGGTATCGAAAGTGATCATGAATATTTTTATGATTTTAAATCGTCCCTCTATACCGTCGCGAATTTTTAATGATATGGATTCAGCCACTCTTTGGCTTAAACAATAACACCATGAGAATTGATTTTTCAACCATAACACCATTGGAACAAAAGGAGAATGAAACTTCTTCTTCACAAGGTGAATTATGGAAAACCCCGGAACAAATTGACGTAAAACCGTTTTATGCGGCAAGTGACTTAAAACATATCGAACATTTACGTTTTGCAGCGGGATTGGCACCGTATTTACGCGGACCATATGCCAGTATGTATACTATTCGGCCGTGGACCATTCGTCAGTACGCTGGATTTAGTACGGCTGAAGAATCGAATGCATTTTACAGGAGGAATCTGGCTGCTGGTCAAAAAGGATTATCCGTTGCATTCGACCTTGCCACTCATCGTGGATACGATTCCGATCACCCGCGGGTAACGGGTGATGTTGGAAAAGCAGGTGTTGCTATTGATTCGGTGCTGGACATGAAAATTTTATTCGATCAGATTCCATTGAATGAAATGAGCGTATCGATGACCATGAATGGAGCGGTACTTCCAATTATGGCATTTTACATTGTAGCAGCAGAAGAACAAGGTGTAAAACCGGAAGAATTATCCGGTACCATACAGAATGATATTTTAAAAGAATTCATGGTTCGGAACACGTATATCTATCCTCCCGGACCAAGCATGAGGATTATCGGAGATATTTTTCGATACACTTCGCAATACATGCCCAAGTTCAACAGCATTTCCATTAGCGGTTACCATATGCAGGAAGCGGGTGCTACTGCCGATATTGAATTGGCCTATACCCTTGCAGATGGATTAGAATATTTGCGCACCGGTAAGGAAGCCGGTCTGGATATTGATGATTTTGCTCCACGTCTTTCTTTCTTTTGGGCTATTGGGATGAATCCATTTATGGAAATTGCAAAAATGAGAGCAGGTCGTTTATTGTGGAGTAAGATTGTAAAATCGTTTCATCCGAAAAATGAAAAATCACTTGCATTAAGAACGCATTGTCAAACATCCGGATGGAGTTTAACTGAACAGGATCCATTCAACAACGTTGCCCGAACCTGTATTGAAGCAATGGCTGCTGCATTCGGAGGAACACAATCCTTACACACCAATGCATTAGATGAAGCCATAGCATTACCCACCGATTTTTCTGCACGCATTGCACGAAATACTCAACTCTATTTACAGGAAGAAACCAATATATGTAAAGCCATCGATCCATGGGGTGGTTCTTTTTATGTAGAAAATCTCACGCATGAATTGGTGCATAAAGCATGGAAATTAATAGAAGAGGTAGAAGCTTTAGGAGGCATGGCAAAAGCCATTGAAACAGGTATTCCTAAAATGCGAATTGAAGAAGCTGCTGCGCGTCGACAAGCACGGATTGACTCGGGTAGAGAAGTGATTGTAGGGGTAAACCGCTATCAAAGCGGAGAGAATGTTGCGATCGATATTTTGGAAGTTGATAACAATAAAGTGCGTGAATCGCAGATTGAACGCATCCAAAAAATGAAAGCAGAACGGAATCAGCAGGAGGTTGAAAAATGCTTGCTTGAATTAGAAGAAGCTGCAAAAAATAATACCGGGAATTTATTGGAACTTGCTGTTAATGCTGCACGAAACAGAGCGACATTGGGCGAAATTTCTATGGCATTAGAAAAAGTGTATGGTCGTTATAAAGCGCAAATACGTTCCATTTCCGGAGTATATTCATCCGAAGCTATGCAGGATATTG
This window harbors:
- the scpA gene encoding methylmalonyl-CoA mutase — translated: MRIDFSTITPLEQKENETSSSQGELWKTPEQIDVKPFYAASDLKHIEHLRFAAGLAPYLRGPYASMYTIRPWTIRQYAGFSTAEESNAFYRRNLAAGQKGLSVAFDLATHRGYDSDHPRVTGDVGKAGVAIDSVLDMKILFDQIPLNEMSVSMTMNGAVLPIMAFYIVAAEEQGVKPEELSGTIQNDILKEFMVRNTYIYPPGPSMRIIGDIFRYTSQYMPKFNSISISGYHMQEAGATADIELAYTLADGLEYLRTGKEAGLDIDDFAPRLSFFWAIGMNPFMEIAKMRAGRLLWSKIVKSFHPKNEKSLALRTHCQTSGWSLTEQDPFNNVARTCIEAMAAAFGGTQSLHTNALDEAIALPTDFSARIARNTQLYLQEETNICKAIDPWGGSFYVENLTHELVHKAWKLIEEVEALGGMAKAIETGIPKMRIEEAAARRQARIDSGREVIVGVNRYQSGENVAIDILEVDNNKVRESQIERIQKMKAERNQQEVEKCLLELEEAAKNNTGNLLELAVNAARNRATLGEISMALEKVYGRYKAQIRSISGVYSSEAMQDIDFKKACDLADAFAKQEGRRPRIMVAKLGQDGHDRGAKVIATSFADMGFDVDIGPLFQTPAEAARQAVENDVHILGVSSLAAGHKTLIPEVISELKKLGREDIMVVAGGVIPQQDYSFLFNAGVAAVFGPGTKIPKAAAEILSIMLNE